A segment of the Sphingobacterium oryzagri genome:
ATCCTGGAACGAGCCCGAAGGATATGGAACAGCTGGTTGTGAAACCTTTGGAAAGCAGATTTTATGCGTTGGATGGCATCAAGCGTATCAAAACAACCATTAGTAATGGTGTTGCTTTTATTTTCGTGGAGTACGTTTATGGCGAAGATTACGACGCGAAATACCAGGAACTGGTGCGCGAGCTGACGGCTGCGCGAAGCGAGCTGCCGGATAATATTTATCGCGCCGAAGTGCGCAAGATTGATCCTACCGGTGTGAGTGTGATCCAATCGGCTTTGATTTCCGAAAATGCATCCATGACGACTATCAAACGTCTTGCCGACGACTTAAAATCGCGTTTGGAAAAAGTGCGCGCATTAAAAAATGTGGAGATCAGCGGTTTGCCAGATCAGCTAGTGCGTGTTGATCTGCATTTGCCCAGAATGGCTAATCTCAAAATTCCGATGGATCGTGTGATACAAGCTATCCAAAGTGAAAACCAAAATATTCCGGGCGGTAGTGTGCGTGCCGGTGGGCGTACGTTCAGTGTAAAGACAAGTGGCGATTATCAAAGTATCGAAGAGATTGCTAACACCATTGTATCAAGTGCGCAAGGGCGTAATATTCTGCTGCGTGACATTGCCGACGTATATCCTACATTTACCGAGAAAAGCCATATCACGCGACTCAATGGCTACCAGGCCGTATTAATTAATGCCGCGCAGAAAAGCGGAATGAATATCAGCGAGACGCAGGAAGCGTATAAGCAGGTGTTGGACGAATTTCGACAAACGTTACCGTCTAATGTAGATTTTATCGTAAACTTCGATCAGGCCGATCAGGTTAATACACGCCTAAGCGGGCTCGGCATCGACTTTTTGATTGCCATTACCTTGGTGTTGTTTACCTTATTGCCATTAGGCACGCGTGCATCGCTCGTCGTGATGATTGCCATTCCGCTCTCTTTAGGATTGGGCCTGGTAACCTTGAATATCATCGGTTATTCGCTTAACCAGTTAAGTATCGTTGGCTTTGTGGTTGCGCTGGGTTTGGTTGTTGATGACAGTATTGTGGTGGTCGAAAATATTGAACGTTGGATGCGTGATGGTTATTCGCGACTAGACGCAGCCGTGAAGGGCACGAGCCAGATTGCCCTGGCAGTGGTCGGTTGTACCGTGACGTTGGTCATCGCATTTTTGCCATTGATGTTCATGCCCGAAATGGCTGGTGATTTTATCCGGAGTATGCCGACGGCCGTAATCGCCTCTGTCGTCGGTTCGATGTTTGTCGCGCTATTGGTGGTGCCTTTTTTGGCAAGTAAGTTGTTGAAACCGCACGCATCGGAAGATGGAAATGTTATTTTGAAAGTTTTACAAAAGGTGATTCATAGTACCTACGCTGTTTGGTTGGATAAAGCGCTACAACATCCGAAACGTACGGGTATTATCGCGTTGCTTATTTTTGCGGGTGCAGCAGCTTTGATTCCCATAGTAGGTTTTTCCCTGTTTCCGCCTTCTGAAAAGCCGCAATTCATGATCCAGATCGCCGCTCCTTTGCAGGGCAGTCTGCAAACGACCGATAGCTTGACGCGTCGCATAGAAAACGAGTTACGCACATTGCCTTCGGTAAAATACTTTACAAGTAATGTAGGAAAAGGCAATCCACGGATTTATTACAACATGAACCAAGGGAATGAAAACGTGGCTTATGCCGATATTTTTGTACAACTTTATCCGGATGTGAAAGCAAAGGAGAAAGAGAAGTTGATTGAAGAATTGCGCACGAAGTGGGCTTCCTATTTGGGTGCAAAAATTGAAGTGAAAAATTTCGAACAGGGCGTGCCGGTTATCTCGCCGGTAGAAGTACGCTTGTTTGGCGATGATTTGGATACCTTGCAACGCTTGGCTGCCGATGTGGAAAACATCTTAAAAACGACAGCTGGAAATGTTTACGTAAATAATCCGTTGAAAAATAAGAAAACGGATATTCGGGTGCAGATCAACCGCGAGAAAGCCATGGCGCTCGGCGTTCCGACGGCACGTATCGATCAAACGATTCGCGTGGCGTTGGCGGGCTATGCGGTGGGTAGCTATACCGATCCCAATGCCGATGATAATTCGTATACGATAACAGTAACAGTACCGCGGGCCAATACGCCGGATATCCATGTGTTTGATGCTATTTTTGTCAATAACGTAGAAGGCACAGCTATTCCTTTGGCACAATTAGCTAATTTGCGTTTTGAGTCTTCGCCTTCTAATGTCTACCATCAAAATAAACAACGTACAGTATCGGTCAACTCGTCGGTGGCGAAAGGCTACACCAATGACGAAGTGATCAATGCCGTAATCGGCAAGATGGATGCGTTTTCCTTTCCAACGGGTTATTCCTACGAAATGGGCGGCGAGGTGGAGAGTCGGCAGACGGCTTTCGGTGGTTTTGGTACCATCATCATGGTTACCGTATTTTTATTTATTGCGGTGCTCGTGCTGGAATTTAAAACCTTTAAAAGTACACTTATTGTATTGTCCGTGATTCCGCTCGGTATCGTGGGGGCCGTATTGGCGTTGCTGGTCACTGGAAATACGTTGTCTTTTGTGGCGACTATAGGATTAGTAGCACTCGCCGGTATTGAAGTGAAAAACACGATTCTGTTGGTTGATTTCACGAATCAATTAAGACGGGAGGGCATGGGCTTGAATGAGTCTATTGAACAAGCTGGCGAGATTCGCTTTTTGCCGATTATCCTGACTTCGTTAACGGCTATTGGCGGTCTGTTGCCTATTGCCTGGTCAAGCAATCCGCTTATCTCGCCGCTAGCCATTGTGATGATTGGCGGTTTGATCAGTTCCACGTTATTATCGCGTATTGTTACGCCAGTCGTGTACAAATTGATTCCTCCACAAATCGAAAAGGATTAAGATCATACACGTCGTTTTTGACGGTAGATACAAATCCTATTTTGTGTTGTTAACATGCATCATTGCCAAGCGATAGATCGAAGCAATGATGCATATTACGTTACTTGACTATGTTTTTGTCCGATCTCTTTTTATGTTTTTCGCAGTTTACCGGGTTTTCTGCGATTACCATATCTGTATTGGTCGGGTGAACGATTGATAACTGCATTATCCAAATATTCGTTTGAAGTAAAAAAATAATCGAATCTTATTAAATTTCTTATACCTTTGTTTATCATGAAGATAACATTGTTGTGCGGTATTTTTTCCGTCCGCATAAGATTAGTATAACGTTGACCGAGGCATCTCGGTAGTTGATGCGGTTGTACAGGTTCTTGTATAACACCGCGATTAAATCATTTGTATTTTTTTAGGCTATTGTTAGCCACGGGTTTTTCTAATGCGCTGTAGTTGCCAGGTGCACAAGCCGCCGGTAAGTAATGGATCATTAATGAGAAAAAATCCTATTTATCTTCTTTAAATCACGTTCGATGAAAGAGCATTGGAAAAAGAAATTCTTATTTATTTGGGTTGGACAGTTTCTGTCGTTGATAAGCAGTTCGGCCGTCAATTTTGCCATTATTATTTGGCTGAGTATGGAACATGCTTCGGCAGAAGTGTTGGCCTACGGCGCTATTGCAGCGATGCTGCCCGGCGCAATTATCGGTCCTTTTGCGGGTGTTTTTATCGACCGCTGGGATCGAAAAAAGACCATGATGCTCGCGGATAGTTTTGTAGCGATCTGCACATTAGTCATGTCGATCAGTTTTTTTCTGGGATATGAAGGCTTGTTGTTAATCTATGTGATGTTAATGCTACGATCCATAGGTTCGGCTTTTCATATGCCTGCGATGCAGGCCGCCATACCGATGATCGCTCCGGAGAATGCGTTGTTGCGTATCGCAGGCGTCAACCAAACGATACAATCGGTCTCGTCGATTGCTGGTCCTGCTTTGGGCGCACTAGCGATATCGTTAATGAGCATTGGCAATGTGCTGCTTCTGGATATTGTTGGTGCCAGCATTGCGGTGGCCTCCTTATTGTTTGTGCATATCCCGAATCCGCAGCTAGCAGAAAAAGCGAAAACAAGTATGAAGCAAGTCTGGACAGATTTGCGTGGCGGACTCCTTGAAATTATGAACAAAAAGGGATTGATGTGGCTTTTTCTGTTTTCTACGGTTGTCACTTTTTGCATTATGCCGATAGCGGTACTCTTTCCCTTACTGACGTTAAACCATTTTCATGGCGGTAAATGGGAGATGAGTATTATCGAGATGATGTGGGGTGTCGGAATGTTGATTGGCGGTGGTTTGATCAGCATTTTTAAACCTACATTTTCTAAAATTTTGTTAATCAACACCACCTATATCGTTCTTGGTATTACGCTGGCCTTATCTGGTTATTTACCGGCAAATCTATTTTATCTTTTCGTCAGTTTAACGGTCCTGGGCGGCGTCGCCGCAGCGGTTTACAACGCTTGCTTTATGACGGTTTTACAGGAAGAGGTGCGGCCAGAACTGATGGGCAGGGTTTTTTCGTTGTATTTTAGCATCGCTATTATTCCCACGGTGCTCGGACTTTTGGGCACAGGTTGGGCGGCTGATGTTTTTGGTGTAAATTATCTTTTTATGGTTTTAGGTGGCGTAATTGTGCTTATTGGTGCGTGTTCGTTCTTTAACCGGTCGCTGCGGAAGCTGGGAAACAAAAACGCTGCTACGCCGTTTGCTGATTCGACGACGAAAACCGATTGATGCGCTTTACCGCGCGGCGTCAAAACGATGGCTAGAAGGTGTTAGTACATCGTTCTTAAACATCTTTTTTATAGCAAAAAGCGATTGCACTCTTATTGACTGCAATCGCTTTCGCTTGTAGCGGTATATTCCTCTTTCCGCAAAGGTATACTAGCTGAGTTTTATGCTACATCACGCAAATCTACAGCGACCACGCGTGATACACCTTGTTCTACCATGGTCACGCCGTAAATGATATCGGTACTTGCGATTGTGCGCTTGTTGTGCGATACAATGATAAACTGCGAGTTTTTCGAAAAGTCGCGGATGATGTTATTGAATTTATCAATATTCGTATCATCCAGTGGTGCATCTACCTCATCGAAAATACAGAAAGGAGCTGGTTTTAAGAGGTACAGCGAAAACAGTAAAGCTGTTGCGGTGAGCGTTTTTTCGCCACCAGACAATTGGTTGATTGATAAAGGACGTTTTCCTTTCGGACGAGCGATTATATCAATATCCGATTCTAATGGATTACTCGGATCAGTCAATATCATGTCGCAGGAATCCTCTTCGTTGAATAACGAACGGAAAACCTGAATGAAGTTTTCGCGCACCGTATTAAATGCGTACATAAATTTATCATTTGCGGTTTGATCGATTTCATTGATGGTGGCCATTAATGACGCTTTTGCCTCCAATAGATCATTCTTTTCCTTGGTGATAAAGTTATGACGTTCGTTCATCTCGTCATACGCTTCCTTGGCCATCGGATTGAT
Coding sequences within it:
- a CDS encoding MFS transporter; this translates as MKEHWKKKFLFIWVGQFLSLISSSAVNFAIIIWLSMEHASAEVLAYGAIAAMLPGAIIGPFAGVFIDRWDRKKTMMLADSFVAICTLVMSISFFLGYEGLLLIYVMLMLRSIGSAFHMPAMQAAIPMIAPENALLRIAGVNQTIQSVSSIAGPALGALAISLMSIGNVLLLDIVGASIAVASLLFVHIPNPQLAEKAKTSMKQVWTDLRGGLLEIMNKKGLMWLFLFSTVVTFCIMPIAVLFPLLTLNHFHGGKWEMSIIEMMWGVGMLIGGGLISIFKPTFSKILLINTTYIVLGITLALSGYLPANLFYLFVSLTVLGGVAAAVYNACFMTVLQEEVRPELMGRVFSLYFSIAIIPTVLGLLGTGWAADVFGVNYLFMVLGGVIVLIGACSFFNRSLRKLGNKNAATPFADSTTKTD
- a CDS encoding efflux RND transporter permease subunit encodes the protein MSLIKYPIKNYQFTLIMVLMVIVVAFSTVLNMPRAEDPEMKPVNFPVTVIYPGTSPKDMEQLVVKPLESRFYALDGIKRIKTTISNGVAFIFVEYVYGEDYDAKYQELVRELTAARSELPDNIYRAEVRKIDPTGVSVIQSALISENASMTTIKRLADDLKSRLEKVRALKNVEISGLPDQLVRVDLHLPRMANLKIPMDRVIQAIQSENQNIPGGSVRAGGRTFSVKTSGDYQSIEEIANTIVSSAQGRNILLRDIADVYPTFTEKSHITRLNGYQAVLINAAQKSGMNISETQEAYKQVLDEFRQTLPSNVDFIVNFDQADQVNTRLSGLGIDFLIAITLVLFTLLPLGTRASLVVMIAIPLSLGLGLVTLNIIGYSLNQLSIVGFVVALGLVVDDSIVVVENIERWMRDGYSRLDAAVKGTSQIALAVVGCTVTLVIAFLPLMFMPEMAGDFIRSMPTAVIASVVGSMFVALLVVPFLASKLLKPHASEDGNVILKVLQKVIHSTYAVWLDKALQHPKRTGIIALLIFAGAAALIPIVGFSLFPPSEKPQFMIQIAAPLQGSLQTTDSLTRRIENELRTLPSVKYFTSNVGKGNPRIYYNMNQGNENVAYADIFVQLYPDVKAKEKEKLIEELRTKWASYLGAKIEVKNFEQGVPVISPVEVRLFGDDLDTLQRLAADVENILKTTAGNVYVNNPLKNKKTDIRVQINREKAMALGVPTARIDQTIRVALAGYAVGSYTDPNADDNSYTITVTVPRANTPDIHVFDAIFVNNVEGTAIPLAQLANLRFESSPSNVYHQNKQRTVSVNSSVAKGYTNDEVINAVIGKMDAFSFPTGYSYEMGGEVESRQTAFGGFGTIIMVTVFLFIAVLVLEFKTFKSTLIVLSVIPLGIVGAVLALLVTGNTLSFVATIGLVALAGIEVKNTILLVDFTNQLRREGMGLNESIEQAGEIRFLPIILTSLTAIGGLLPIAWSSNPLISPLAIVMIGGLISSTLLSRIVTPVVYKLIPPQIEKD